In Aythya fuligula isolate bAytFul2 chromosome 6, bAytFul2.pri, whole genome shotgun sequence, the following are encoded in one genomic region:
- the TMEM37 gene encoding voltage-dependent calcium channel gamma-like subunit produces the protein MTAIGAQAQRLLAQRRPQKAFFETLIRSLIILCVAIAVVLSSISVCDGRWLLARAELFGLWHFCTVSNSSVLKCSTDLGLANVEGLSVGMIPIRSMVSFAVVVAIFGLELLMVSQVCEDANWRRKWSMGSVLILGSFLLSAAGVLSFSILMKDHLTFMGFTLTYWCEFIAAFLFFLNGISGLHINSITHPRNRVGKI, from the exons ATGACGGCCATCGGGGCGCAG GCACAGAGGCTGCTGGCGCAGCGGAGACCGCAGAAAGCCTTCTTCGAGACGCTGATCAGGAGCCTGATCATCCTGTGCGTGGCCATCGCCGTCGTCCTCTCGTCCATCTCCGTCTGTGACGGCCGCTGGCTGCTGGCGAGGGCCGAGCTCTTCGGGCTGTGGCACTTCTGCACCGTCAGCAACAGCAGCGTCCTGAAGTGCAGCACCGACCTGGGGCTGGCCAACGTGGAGGGGCTGAGCGTGGGCATGATTCCCATCAGGAGCATGGTGTCCTTCGCCGTCGTGGTCGCGATCTTCGGCCTGGAGCTGCTGATGGTCTCCCAGGTCTGCGAAGACGCCAACTGGAGGCGCAAGTGGTCGATGGGCTCGGTCCTCATCCTTGGCTCGTTTCTGCTGTCGGCCGCTGGGGTTCTGAGCTTCTCCATCCTCATGAAGGATCACCTCACCTTCATGGGCTTCACGCTGACGTACTGGTGCGAGTTCATCGCggcctttctcttcttcctcaacGGGATCAGCGGACTGCACATCAACAGCATAACGCACCCCAGGAACAGGGTAGGAAAAATCTAG